A segment of the Odoribacter splanchnicus DSM 20712 genome:
GTGATCCTTTGACGAAATCGGCTCTGAAGGATAATCCCAACTTACCGACCTTCATCATGGATGGTTTTCAGATCAGTGTGGAACAGTTATACGATATGGATCCTAACCGTATTGAAAGTATTACCATATTGAAAGATGCTGCGGCTACGGCTTTGTATGGTTCCAGGGCTGCCAACGGTGTGGTGGTGATTACGACGGTGGCTCCTCAGATGGGTAAGCTGAATGTGTCCTATAATTTTACAGGGGATGTTACGGTACCCGATCTGTCGGATTATAACCTGATGAATGCACGCGAGAAACTCGAAACGGAAGTGGCGGCCGGAGTATTCGAAGATCTGGCTAAAGATAATCCTTTGGGAGCCGAACAACAATATTATGCTAAACTGGCTTCCATTACCAGAGGGGTGGATACTTACTGGTTATCGAAACCGTTACAGACCTCTTTCAATCACAAACACAGCCTGAGCATCGACGGCGGATCGGATAATTTCCGTTTCGGCATACAATTGAGCTACAATAATGAAGACGGGGTGATGAAAGAGTCTTTCCGGAACCGGGTGGGAGCCGGCGTATATCTGGATTACCGGATCGGTTCATTCCAGCTCAAAAATATGGTCACTTATACCAATACCCGTTCGCAGGAGTCTCCTTACGGGGCTTTTTCCGACTATACCGGTTGTCAGCCTTACGATCCTTATAAGGACGACGAGGGGAACTATCTGGAAAATCTGCCCAATTGGGACGGAAAGAATGAAAAACGCCCTAATCCTCTTTATGAGGCGACTTTATCCAATTTCGATAAATCCAAATATGAAGAGTTTGTCGATAATCTGGGTATCAACTGGAATATAACTACCGGTTTGTTATGGAAAACTCAATTCAGCCTGACGCGTAAGATTACCGATACGAAACGTTTTCTGGATCCGTTGTCTTCGAAAAATACAACTCCCCAGACTGCAGAAAATCCTTCTTCCGGCGAATTGAATACCAGCCGGGGAAATGAGTTCTACTGGGATCTGAGTTCAACCCTGTCTTATAACCGTTCTGTCGAAAAACACCATATCAATTTGTTGTTGGGGGTGAATGCCCGCTCTGCCAAAACCGATAATATTTCGGCTTCTTACCGGGGATTCCCTTCCGGGGCTTTGAGTTCTCCGAATTATGCCGAAGAAATTGTTTCCAAACCGGTAAGTTCCGATAATTCTACCCGGCTGATCGGTTTCCTGGGAACCCTGAATTACAGTTATAACGATGTGTATTTGCTGGATGCTTCGGTACGTATGGACGGTTCTTCGGAATTCGGGGCGGATAAACGGTTTGCTCCCTTCTGGTCTGCGGGGACCGGTGTCAATATTCATAACTACGGTTTTATGAAAGGACAAACGGTTATTGACCAGTTGAAAATACGGGCTTCATACGGACAAACCGGGAAAGTGAATTTTCCGCCTTATGTAGCCCGAACGACTTATAAAATGTTTACGGACGGTTGGTATAAAACCGGTTTCGGCGGTACCCTCTATGCTTTGGGGAATACAAACCTAACCTGGGAAACGACGAATACCTGGGATGCCGGTGTTGAACTGAGTTTATGGAAACGCCTGCTTTATATCAAAGCTTCTTATTATCAGAAAAAAACGGTGGATCTCGTCAATTCGGTGACGATTCCGAGTTCGACAGGTTTTACCACTTATATGGATAATATCGGAGAGGTGGAAAATAAAGGATATGAACTGGAATTCCGGAGCGAAGTAGTCCGTCGAAAAGATCTGTTTGTAGCTGTTTTCGCTAACCTGGCCCACAATGAAAATAGAATCCTGAAAATATCGGAGAGTCTGAAGGCTTACAATGACCGGGTAAAAGACCATTTTGCCAACAGTAACCGGTTCGACGGTTCGAATACCCAGCCGTTTACTCAATATGTCGAAGGAGGATCCCAGACGTCGATTTGGGGAGTTCCCTCACTTGGAATCGATCCTGCTACCGGAGAGGAGATTTTTATCCGCCCGGACGGAAGCATTACCAATACCTGGAATACGAACGATCAGGTGGTCTTGGGGGATACGGAACCCAAAATACAAGGTACTTTCGGGTTGAATGCCACTTATAAAAATCTGAGTTTGTATATGACTTTTATGTATGAAGCCGGCGGCCAGATATACAACAGCACTTTACGTGACAAAGTAGAAGATGTGAATGTATACACCTCTAATGTCGATAAACGGGTGTTCTCCGAACGTTGGCAAGAACCGGGGGATAAGGCTCGTTACCGTAAGCTGACCAGCGGAGTGGGCGGCAGTATTATGCGTACCCGTCCGACTTCCCGTTTTGTCGAGGATAACAATGTATTGACCCTGAACTCTATTTCTCTGGGCTATGATTTCGACGCCGGGCAGAAGTGGATGAAGACGATCGGCTTGAGTATGCTGCGTTTTGAGATCGGTGCGAACGATGTTTGCCGTTGGTCGTCGGTGAAGGTGGAAAGAGGATTGAATTATCCTTATGCCCGGAGTTTTAATTTTTCGCTGAAAGCTGCTTTCTAATTTTTAAATTTTGAATTATGAAAATATATCATTGGATAATAGCCTGTTGTTTACTGTTGCCATTGGG
Coding sequences within it:
- a CDS encoding SusC/RagA family TonB-linked outer membrane protein, yielding MKKKRNFLLKSILLQLNFSLEKAGILLVLVLVFSIQAKAYSQTRITAKRQGVTIDEVLKEVREKSGYRFLYRVEEVNRYGKRDIDVKDAEVEDFLGQLLQNTDLTYEVENEVIIIRPEKQRQDSRVNVQVVRGKVTDENNLALPGATVLLKGTSYGVVTDSHGKFTMEVLERDTVTLLVSFVGMETRLVNLKKGQTEILVSLEPDIKEMKEVVVTGYGNVRKTSFTGNSVTVTKDELMSVSKSNVIKALQAFDPSFRIQTNNDWGSDPNALPEMYVRGRSGISGVKELDRDPLTKSALKDNPNLPTFIMDGFQISVEQLYDMDPNRIESITILKDAAATALYGSRAANGVVVITTVAPQMGKLNVSYNFTGDVTVPDLSDYNLMNAREKLETEVAAGVFEDLAKDNPLGAEQQYYAKLASITRGVDTYWLSKPLQTSFNHKHSLSIDGGSDNFRFGIQLSYNNEDGVMKESFRNRVGAGVYLDYRIGSFQLKNMVTYTNTRSQESPYGAFSDYTGCQPYDPYKDDEGNYLENLPNWDGKNEKRPNPLYEATLSNFDKSKYEEFVDNLGINWNITTGLLWKTQFSLTRKITDTKRFLDPLSSKNTTPQTAENPSSGELNTSRGNEFYWDLSSTLSYNRSVEKHHINLLLGVNARSAKTDNISASYRGFPSGALSSPNYAEEIVSKPVSSDNSTRLIGFLGTLNYSYNDVYLLDASVRMDGSSEFGADKRFAPFWSAGTGVNIHNYGFMKGQTVIDQLKIRASYGQTGKVNFPPYVARTTYKMFTDGWYKTGFGGTLYALGNTNLTWETTNTWDAGVELSLWKRLLYIKASYYQKKTVDLVNSVTIPSSTGFTTYMDNIGEVENKGYELEFRSEVVRRKDLFVAVFANLAHNENRILKISESLKAYNDRVKDHFANSNRFDGSNTQPFTQYVEGGSQTSIWGVPSLGIDPATGEEIFIRPDGSITNTWNTNDQVVLGDTEPKIQGTFGLNATYKNLSLYMTFMYEAGGQIYNSTLRDKVEDVNVYTSNVDKRVFSERWQEPGDKARYRKLTSGVGGSIMRTRPTSRFVEDNNVLTLNSISLGYDFDAGQKWMKTIGLSMLRFEIGANDVCRWSSVKVERGLNYPYARSFNFSLKAAF